The DNA region TAAAAAATATACCAAACCGACACCATATGTTCACTGAAACCAAGAGATATAAATTACCTTTGTTCTTTTATGCCAAACTCCATCTTCCCACTCCATTGGAGGCCTAAGATTAGAGTGATTCCCCGAAACTTACCGTGTACCGTCCCTCAAAGACAATTCCCCTCACCACACTTTCACGCCACCTAAAGCCAGTAAACGCCTCTACATGATCCAACAAATCATACTCTCCAACAGAAAAAGAAGGCTGCGGAGGCCTGACACTTCGAGAACCAACGATGCATCTGAAGGATTTATAATAGTGAGATTTATAATAGTCGTACTTAACAATAAATCCCGTGTCATTCTCCAATTCCTTGATGATAATTGCCGGTTGCCAGGCAAAATCAACTCTCAGTTCCACCATTGTCCCGCAACTAAAAACAGAATTGACCAATTCCTTCAAGGACAACATATAACAACGgataaagttaaaaactttgACATGCAATCAAACCCCGAAGAAAAGAAACGATTCTCATACCTTATTTTTAGGTCGGACCCATTTGAAGCCGGTCCAATCAAGATGAACCCTCAAATTCTTTTTCTCGAACTGGATAACGTCAGGTCGGGAATCGAAGTAAACCAAATACTTGCCATCCTCCTCCAGCGCTTTGTAGTAGTAAGAACCTTTAAACCTTTCGTTTTCTTCCAAAGAGACTTCTACTTTACAGTCTTTTCTAATGAATTCCACCATTTGCTCTCCATCTCTGGATTTTACTAGTATGCTTGCTTACTCAAAACCCCTTAattgaaaactcaaaacaaaaacataaagacaCGACCTTTTCTCTTCCCCCTTCTCAAACACAGTCAGTACTAGTACTGGTGGAGAAGCCGAGAAGACTAATAAACACCTTCggaaaagtgtatttttttccaatttagcttctttttttaaaaaaaaa from Camelina sativa cultivar DH55 chromosome 3, Cs, whole genome shotgun sequence includes:
- the LOC109125026 gene encoding DUF724 domain-containing protein 2-like — translated: MVEFIRKDCKVEVSLEENERFKGSYYYKALEEDGKYLVYFDSRPDVIQFEKKNLRVHLDWTGFKWVRPKNKELVNSVFSCGTMVELRVDFAWQPAIIIKELENDTGFIVKYDYYKSHYYKSFRCIVGSRSVRPPQPSFSVGEYDLLDHVEAFTGFRWRESVVRGIVFEGRYTVSFGESL